From a region of the Thermomonas sp. HDW16 genome:
- a CDS encoding threonine dehydratase has protein sequence MPSDVASDVRMPTASDVLAAHARLRRYLDVTPMHHAERFGCWLKLENMQRTGSYKVRGALNALLVARERGDARTVIAASAGNHAQGLAWAAYRLRMPVITVMPRCAPETKIAGVAHWGATVRLHGDSYDEAKAFAIELAAHNGYRLLSAFDDPDVIAGQGTVGLEIATTLSPDVVLVPIGGGGLAAGVALALKSQGVRIIGAQVEGVDAMARALKGDHTPRDPVATLADGIKVKEPGALTRVLLRELLDDVVIVREAELRETLVRLALEEHVIAEGAGALALAAGRRIAAKRKCAVVSGGNLDAGVLARLLSEVRPRPPRKPRQRAQERLSAPATKRTPSANALPVGLLSVPPAPSKRTAPSFEELPA, from the coding sequence ATGCCAAGCGACGTAGCCAGCGATGTACGCATGCCCACCGCCAGCGATGTGCTGGCGGCGCATGCACGGCTGCGTCGTTACCTCGATGTCACCCCGATGCATCACGCGGAACGCTTTGGCTGCTGGCTGAAACTCGAGAACATGCAGCGCACCGGCTCGTACAAGGTGCGTGGCGCGTTGAACGCATTGCTGGTCGCGCGCGAGCGCGGCGATGCGCGCACGGTGATCGCCGCGTCCGCCGGCAACCATGCGCAAGGTCTTGCATGGGCCGCTTACCGCCTGCGCATGCCGGTGATCACGGTGATGCCGCGCTGCGCGCCGGAAACCAAGATCGCCGGCGTCGCCCATTGGGGCGCGACCGTGCGCCTGCATGGCGATAGCTACGACGAGGCCAAGGCCTTCGCCATCGAACTGGCCGCGCACAACGGCTATCGCCTGCTGTCCGCCTTCGACGATCCCGACGTGATCGCCGGGCAAGGCACGGTCGGCCTGGAGATCGCCACCACGCTGTCGCCCGACGTGGTGCTGGTGCCGATCGGCGGTGGCGGCCTGGCGGCTGGCGTCGCGCTGGCCTTGAAATCGCAGGGCGTACGCATCATCGGTGCGCAGGTCGAAGGCGTGGATGCGATGGCGCGCGCATTGAAAGGCGACCACACGCCGCGCGACCCGGTTGCCACGCTGGCCGATGGCATCAAGGTCAAGGAACCCGGTGCACTGACCCGCGTACTGCTTCGCGAGTTGCTGGACGACGTGGTGATCGTGCGCGAAGCCGAACTGCGCGAAACCCTGGTGCGGCTGGCGCTGGAAGAACACGTGATCGCCGAAGGTGCCGGCGCGCTGGCGCTGGCCGCTGGCCGACGCATCGCCGCCAAGCGCAAATGCGCGGTGGTCTCCGGCGGCAACCTGGATGCCGGGGTTCTCGCGCGGTTGCTGTCCGAGGTGCGCCCACGCCCGCCGCGCAAACCGCGGCAACGCGCGCAGGAGCGACTTAGCGCGCCGGCGACGAAGCGCACGCCTTCCGCGAACGCGCTTCCCGTCGGCCTGCTGTCCGTTCCGCCTGCGCCCAGCAAGCGCACCGCCCCCTCTTTCGAAGAACTCCCCGCATGA
- the ilvC gene encoding ketol-acid reductoisomerase produces the protein MTSPTKPRIAIVGYGSQGRAHALNLRDSGFDVTIGLRPGGPTELKAKADGFTVKTPADAVKDAEIVAILTPDMVQPQLYGEVIEPNIAQGACLLFAHGFNVHYGQITPREDLDVVLVAPKGPGALVRREYEIGRGVPSVYAIHQDTSGKAEQFALTYCAGIGGARQNAIKTTFKEETETDLFGEQAVLCGGATKLVQAGWETLVEAGYQPEVAYYECLHELKLIVDLFYEGGITRMHEFISETAQYGALTRGNYIVDDNTRAQMRKVLTEIQDGTFARQWIAEYAAGNANYKAMKQADLDHPIEAIGKKLRANMKWLASSQAAPAKPATEAAQPQSEAA, from the coding sequence ATGACCAGCCCCACCAAACCCCGCATCGCCATCGTCGGCTACGGCAGCCAGGGCCGCGCGCATGCGCTCAACCTGCGCGATTCCGGCTTCGACGTCACCATCGGCCTGCGCCCCGGCGGCCCCACCGAGCTCAAGGCGAAGGCTGACGGCTTCACGGTGAAAACGCCGGCCGACGCGGTGAAAGACGCCGAGATCGTCGCCATCCTGACCCCGGACATGGTGCAGCCGCAGCTGTACGGCGAAGTCATCGAGCCGAACATCGCGCAGGGCGCCTGCCTGCTGTTCGCGCACGGCTTCAACGTGCATTACGGGCAAATCACCCCGCGCGAGGATCTCGATGTCGTCCTCGTCGCGCCCAAGGGCCCGGGCGCGCTGGTGCGCCGCGAATACGAAATCGGCCGCGGCGTGCCTTCGGTCTATGCGATCCACCAGGACACGAGCGGCAAGGCCGAACAGTTCGCGCTGACCTACTGCGCCGGCATCGGCGGCGCGCGCCAGAACGCCATCAAGACCACCTTCAAGGAAGAAACCGAGACCGATCTGTTCGGCGAGCAGGCCGTGCTCTGTGGCGGTGCGACCAAGCTGGTGCAGGCCGGTTGGGAAACGTTGGTCGAAGCCGGCTACCAGCCGGAAGTCGCCTATTACGAATGCCTGCACGAGCTGAAGCTGATCGTCGACCTGTTCTACGAAGGCGGCATCACCCGCATGCACGAGTTCATCAGCGAGACCGCGCAGTACGGCGCACTGACCCGCGGCAATTACATCGTCGACGACAACACCCGCGCGCAGATGCGCAAGGTGCTGACCGAAATCCAGGACGGCACCTTCGCCCGCCAGTGGATCGCCGAATACGCGGCCGGCAACGCCAACTACAAGGCGATGAAGCAGGCCGACCTCGATCATCCGATCGAAGCCATCGGCAAGAAGCTTCGCGCCAACATGAAGTGGCTGGCCAGCTCGCAAGCGGCACCTGCAAAGCCCGCGACCGAAGCCGCACAACCGCAGAGTGAGGCCGCCTGA
- a CDS encoding 2-isopropylmalate synthase, with the protein MTHANTTDRIRIFDTSLRDGEQSPGFTMSASQKIAFAHALADLGVDVIEAGFPNSSPADFGAVQAIAREVRGASIATLARCHPGDIEACARALDDAAAPRIHVFISTSPLHRQHKLNMSREQVIEHAAMGVQLARKHVDDVEFSAEDAFRTEREFLVEVFDAAVAAGARTLNVPDTVGYATPEEIRELFRYLRANVKGADGVTFSAHCHNDLGLAVANSLAAIEGGARQVECTINGIGERAGNAALEELVMAMKVRGGWYGADTCIDTRKLLETSRLLSRITGIQVQRNKAIVGLNAFAHESGIHQHGMLKNRDTYEIMRPQDVGWPDSQLVLGRHSGRAAVADRLRQLGYVLEDEQLDQVIAGAKALTQTQHVIGDADLQRLVEGERYGPGWRISALSLTDYGQHTRAHVDLSDPDGKHLLQSAEGEGPIAAVFAALAQATGVDFELESYEVHSMGIGRDARGEANLSGRIDGETLSGQGTSRDVLEASAIAWLDVANRVLRARQAQPRVEAA; encoded by the coding sequence ATGACCCACGCAAACACGACCGATCGCATTCGCATTTTCGACACCAGCCTGCGCGACGGTGAACAATCGCCCGGTTTCACCATGAGCGCGTCGCAGAAGATCGCCTTCGCCCATGCGCTGGCCGATCTCGGCGTCGATGTGATCGAAGCCGGCTTTCCCAACAGCTCCCCCGCCGATTTCGGCGCGGTGCAGGCCATCGCCCGCGAGGTGCGCGGAGCGTCCATCGCCACCCTCGCCCGCTGCCATCCGGGCGACATCGAAGCCTGCGCACGCGCATTGGACGATGCCGCCGCGCCGCGCATCCATGTTTTCATCTCCACCAGCCCGCTGCACCGCCAGCACAAGCTCAACATGAGCCGTGAACAGGTGATCGAGCACGCGGCGATGGGCGTGCAACTGGCACGCAAGCACGTGGACGATGTGGAGTTCTCCGCGGAGGACGCCTTCCGCACCGAGCGCGAGTTCCTGGTCGAAGTGTTCGATGCCGCGGTGGCCGCTGGTGCGCGCACCCTGAACGTACCGGACACCGTGGGCTATGCCACGCCGGAGGAAATCCGCGAACTGTTCCGCTACCTGCGCGCCAACGTGAAAGGCGCGGACGGCGTGACCTTCAGCGCGCACTGCCACAACGACCTGGGCCTGGCGGTGGCCAATTCGCTCGCCGCGATCGAAGGCGGCGCGCGCCAGGTCGAATGCACCATCAACGGCATCGGCGAACGCGCCGGCAATGCCGCGCTGGAAGAGCTGGTGATGGCGATGAAGGTACGCGGCGGCTGGTACGGCGCGGACACCTGCATCGATACGCGCAAGCTGCTGGAGACTTCGCGCCTGCTGTCGCGCATCACCGGCATCCAGGTGCAGCGCAACAAGGCGATCGTCGGGCTGAACGCGTTCGCGCATGAATCCGGCATCCACCAGCACGGCATGCTGAAGAACCGCGACACCTACGAAATCATGCGCCCGCAGGACGTGGGCTGGCCCGATTCGCAACTGGTGCTGGGCCGCCACAGTGGCCGCGCCGCGGTCGCCGACCGCCTGCGCCAGCTGGGCTATGTGCTGGAAGACGAACAGCTCGACCAAGTGATCGCCGGCGCCAAGGCGTTGACCCAAACCCAGCACGTGATCGGCGATGCCGACCTGCAACGGCTGGTCGAAGGCGAGCGTTACGGCCCCGGCTGGCGCATCTCCGCGCTGAGCCTGACCGACTACGGCCAGCACACCCGCGCGCACGTCGACCTGTCCGATCCCGACGGCAAGCACCTGCTGCAAAGCGCGGAAGGCGAAGGCCCGATCGCCGCCGTGTTCGCCGCGCTGGCGCAAGCCACCGGCGTCGATTTCGAACTGGAAAGCTACGAAGTGCACAGCATGGGCATCGGCCGCGACGCGCGCGGCGAAGCCAACCTGAGCGGTCGCATCGATGGCGAAACATTGAGCGGGCAAGGCACCAGTCGCGACGTGCTGGAAGCCAGCGCGATCGCCTGGCTGGATGTCGCCAACCGCGTGCTGCGCGCACGCCAGGCGCAGCCACGCGTGGAGGCTGCGTGA
- a CDS encoding aminotransferase class IV produces the protein MQLNDGTASEARGDATRSESTSTDTPQQLWFDGELQDASKLQATLGTHALHYGSGVFEGIRAYATRDGAAVFRLPEHLERMRKGCELLGMDFDIALATEAVLQTLRANKLGDAYIRPLAWYGDGGFGLDVSGRAHHLMVATSATNLHLNGNRTRVSVSKWRRNPASSLPPLKLCGAYVNSILAKRETKARGFDEAMFVDDDNYVVECTGANLFFVRDGAITAVEHRDALPGITRDTLIRLTGADSRPVSMEELLDADEVFACGTAAEVAPIAEIDGRTFDAQSPLSREIAAVYAATVRGESSWSGRWLTRV, from the coding sequence ATGCAATTGAACGACGGCACCGCGAGCGAGGCGCGCGGCGATGCGACGCGCAGCGAATCGACATCGACCGATACGCCGCAACAACTGTGGTTCGATGGCGAACTGCAGGACGCATCGAAGCTGCAGGCCACGCTGGGCACGCATGCCCTGCATTACGGCAGCGGCGTGTTCGAAGGCATTCGCGCCTATGCCACCCGCGACGGCGCCGCCGTGTTCCGCCTGCCCGAGCACCTGGAACGCATGCGCAAGGGTTGCGAACTGCTGGGCATGGACTTCGACATCGCACTCGCGACCGAGGCAGTGCTGCAGACGCTGCGCGCGAACAAACTCGGCGATGCCTATATCCGCCCGCTGGCCTGGTATGGCGACGGCGGTTTCGGCCTGGATGTCAGCGGCCGCGCGCACCACCTGATGGTCGCCACCTCGGCCACCAACCTGCATCTCAACGGCAACCGCACGCGGGTGTCGGTGTCGAAGTGGCGGCGCAACCCGGCCAGCTCGCTGCCACCGCTGAAGCTGTGTGGCGCCTACGTCAACTCGATCCTGGCCAAGCGCGAAACCAAGGCGCGCGGTTTCGACGAAGCGATGTTCGTCGACGACGACAACTACGTCGTCGAATGCACCGGTGCCAACCTGTTCTTCGTGCGCGATGGCGCGATCACCGCGGTCGAGCATCGCGACGCGTTGCCCGGCATCACCCGCGACACCCTGATCCGCCTGACCGGCGCCGATTCGCGGCCGGTCAGCATGGAAGAACTGCTGGATGCAGACGAAGTGTTCGCCTGCGGCACCGCCGCCGAAGTCGCACCCATCGCCGAAATCGACGGCCGCACGTTCGACGCGCAAAGCCCGCTGTCGCGCGAGATCGCCGCGGTGTACGCGGCCACCGTGCGCGGCGAAAGCAGCTGGTCAGGCCGCTGGTTGACCCGGGTCTGA
- the thiC gene encoding phosphomethylpyrimidine synthase ThiC codes for MNAIPKPAADLLQQTGQLSESVTRPIPGSRKIFVEGSRPDLWVAMREIAQTQTPTLFGGETNPPITVYDPSGPYTDPDARIDLSAGLPALRAKWIEERGDTELLSKLSSEFGRARETNPKLDAVRFPNRTLPRVAKAGANVSQMHYARKGIITPEMEYVAIRENQRLDAVRDALLLKQHPGESFGASIQKFITPEFVRDEIARGRAILPNNINHPESEPMIIGRNFLTKINANIGNSAVSSGIAEEVEKLVWSIRWGGDTVMDLSTGKHIHETREWIIRNSPVPIGTVPIYQALEKVDGRAEELTWEIFRDTLIEQAEQGVDYFTIHAGVLLRYVPLTAKRVTGIVSRGGSIMAKWCLAHHKENFLYTHFEDICEIMKAYDVAFSLGDGLRPGCIADANDAAQFGELETLGELTKIAWKHDVQTMIEGPGHVPMQMIKENMDKQLAECGEAPFYTLGPLTTDIAPGYDHITSAIGAAMIGWFGTAMLCYVTPKEHLGLPNREDVRDGIMAYKIAAHAADLAKGHPGAQVRDNALSKARFEFRWEDQFHLGLDPEKAKSFHDETLPKDAHKVAHFCSMCGPHFCSMKITQDVRDYAAEHGVDEAAALEAGMAEKSAEFREQGAEVYRDA; via the coding sequence ATGAATGCCATTCCCAAGCCCGCCGCCGACCTCTTGCAGCAGACCGGGCAATTGTCCGAATCCGTGACCCGGCCGATCCCCGGTTCGCGCAAGATCTTCGTGGAGGGTTCGCGGCCTGACCTGTGGGTGGCGATGCGCGAGATCGCGCAGACCCAGACGCCGACGCTGTTCGGCGGCGAGACCAATCCGCCGATCACCGTCTACGATCCGTCCGGCCCGTACACCGACCCCGATGCGCGCATCGACCTGTCGGCCGGCCTGCCTGCGCTGCGCGCGAAGTGGATCGAGGAACGCGGCGATACCGAGTTGCTGTCGAAGCTCAGTTCCGAGTTCGGTCGTGCGCGCGAAACCAATCCGAAGCTGGACGCGGTCCGCTTCCCCAATCGCACGTTGCCGCGCGTGGCCAAGGCTGGCGCCAACGTCAGCCAGATGCATTACGCGCGCAAGGGCATCATCACCCCGGAGATGGAGTACGTCGCCATCCGCGAGAACCAGCGCCTGGACGCGGTGCGCGATGCGTTGCTGCTGAAGCAGCATCCCGGCGAATCCTTCGGTGCCAGCATCCAGAAGTTCATCACGCCAGAATTCGTTCGCGACGAAATCGCCCGTGGCCGCGCGATCCTGCCCAACAACATCAACCACCCGGAAAGCGAGCCGATGATCATCGGCCGCAACTTCCTGACCAAGATCAACGCGAACATCGGCAACTCCGCGGTGAGTTCCGGCATCGCCGAGGAAGTGGAAAAGCTGGTGTGGTCGATCCGCTGGGGCGGCGACACGGTGATGGACCTGTCGACCGGCAAGCACATCCACGAAACCCGCGAGTGGATCATCCGCAACTCGCCGGTGCCGATCGGCACGGTGCCGATCTACCAGGCGCTGGAGAAGGTCGATGGCCGTGCCGAGGAACTGACCTGGGAGATCTTCCGCGACACCCTGATCGAGCAGGCCGAGCAGGGCGTGGACTACTTCACCATCCACGCCGGCGTACTGCTGCGCTACGTGCCGCTGACAGCGAAACGCGTCACCGGCATCGTTTCGCGCGGCGGTTCGATCATGGCCAAGTGGTGCCTGGCGCATCACAAGGAGAACTTTCTCTACACGCACTTCGAGGACATCTGCGAAATCATGAAGGCCTACGACGTGGCCTTCAGCTTGGGCGATGGCCTGCGTCCCGGCTGCATCGCCGATGCCAACGACGCCGCGCAGTTCGGCGAGTTGGAGACGTTGGGCGAACTCACCAAGATCGCGTGGAAGCACGACGTGCAGACCATGATCGAAGGCCCCGGTCATGTGCCGATGCAGATGATCAAGGAGAACATGGACAAGCAGCTGGCCGAGTGCGGCGAGGCGCCGTTCTACACGCTTGGTCCACTGACCACCGACATCGCGCCGGGTTACGACCACATCACCAGTGCGATCGGCGCGGCGATGATCGGCTGGTTCGGCACCGCGATGCTCTGCTATGTCACGCCGAAGGAACACCTGGGGCTGCCGAACCGCGAAGACGTGCGCGACGGCATCATGGCGTACAAGATCGCCGCGCATGCCGCGGATCTGGCGAAGGGCCATCCCGGTGCGCAGGTACGCGATAACGCCTTGTCCAAGGCGCGTTTCGAGTTCCGCTGGGAAGACCAGTTCCACCTGGGCCTGGATCCGGAAAAAGCCAAGTCCTTCCACGACGAAACCCTGCCCAAGGACGCACACAAGGTCGCCCACTTCTGCTCGATGTGCGGCCCGCACTTCTGTTCGATGAAGATCACCCAGGACGTCCGCGACTATGCCGCCGAGCATGGGGTGGACGAGGCGGCGGCGCTGGAAGCAGGCATGGCGGAGAAATCGGCCGAATTCCGCGAGCAGGGCGCCGAAGTGTATCGAGACGCGTGA
- a CDS encoding ACT domain-containing protein, which translates to MRYRLDLTLRQAEGALARVLGTAERRGFRPLAVEGEAQSEGDRWHLQMTVEGDRTADNLHEQLSKLYDCLDVQVQPCN; encoded by the coding sequence ATGCGCTATCGACTCGACCTCACCCTGCGCCAGGCCGAAGGCGCGCTCGCCCGCGTGCTCGGCACCGCCGAACGCCGCGGCTTCCGGCCGCTGGCGGTGGAAGGCGAAGCCCAATCCGAAGGTGACCGCTGGCACCTGCAGATGACCGTGGAAGGCGACCGCACCGCCGACAACCTGCATGAGCAGCTATCCAAGCTGTACGACTGTCTGGACGTGCAGGTGCAGCCATGCAATTGA
- the ilvG gene encoding acetolactate synthase 2 catalytic subunit: MNGARWLAQALVAEGVDTLFGYPGGTIMPFYDALHGTPALKHVLVRHEQGAAFAANGYARASGRVGVCVATSGPGASNLVTGIADAMLDSVPMVVLTGQVPTTLMGTDAFQELDVFAMTLPMVKHSFIARRIDDLPMMVAEAFRLARSGRPGPVLIDLPKDVQMADASHLPAHAPLPVDAAEAPKDASLHEALALISQAQRPVIYGGGGIALGDALQDFRTFVDATQIPTVLTLKGLGALPTQHPLNSGMLGMHGSRAANLAVQECDVLIVVGARFDDRATGKLAEFAPNARVVHMDLDACEIGKLRAADAGVRGDIRTTLAKLTLPCAAHLHGRNGAARKAWRAQCQQRAQQHAARYDAPGKTVFAPALLKRLSELAPDAVVACDVGQHQMWVAQHWRMDHPRKHLTSGALGAMGFGIPAAMGAQMQDPTARVVCVSGDGSILMNIQELATLRRYDLPVKIVLLDNQALGMVRQWQELFFDKRYSEIDLSDNPDFVALAQAFGIEALHVERAEDVDAALQALLEAKGPALLHVAIDTAANVWPLVPPNRSNSDMLDDAPAAATPAIATPSPHHHTSVQEA; the protein is encoded by the coding sequence ATGAACGGCGCCCGCTGGCTGGCGCAGGCCCTAGTCGCGGAAGGCGTGGACACGCTGTTCGGGTATCCCGGCGGCACGATCATGCCCTTCTACGACGCCCTGCACGGCACCCCGGCACTGAAGCATGTGCTGGTACGCCACGAGCAGGGCGCGGCCTTTGCCGCCAACGGTTATGCGCGCGCCAGCGGGCGTGTCGGCGTGTGCGTGGCGACCTCCGGCCCGGGCGCGTCCAACCTGGTCACCGGCATCGCCGATGCGATGCTGGATTCGGTGCCGATGGTGGTGCTGACCGGCCAGGTGCCGACCACGCTGATGGGCACCGACGCGTTCCAGGAGCTGGACGTGTTCGCGATGACCTTGCCGATGGTCAAGCACAGCTTCATCGCCCGCCGCATCGATGACCTGCCGATGATGGTGGCCGAAGCGTTCCGGCTGGCACGCAGCGGCCGCCCCGGCCCGGTGCTGATCGACCTGCCGAAGGACGTGCAGATGGCCGATGCCTCGCATCTGCCCGCGCATGCACCGCTGCCGGTGGATGCCGCCGAAGCGCCGAAGGATGCCTCGCTGCACGAAGCCTTGGCGCTGATCTCGCAGGCACAGCGTCCGGTCATCTATGGCGGTGGCGGTATCGCGTTGGGCGATGCGCTGCAGGACTTCCGCACCTTCGTCGATGCGACGCAGATCCCGACCGTGCTGACCTTGAAGGGCTTGGGCGCATTGCCGACGCAGCATCCGTTGAACTCGGGCATGCTAGGCATGCACGGCTCGCGCGCGGCGAATTTGGCGGTGCAGGAATGCGATGTGCTGATCGTGGTCGGCGCGCGTTTCGATGACCGCGCTACCGGAAAACTGGCCGAGTTCGCGCCGAACGCGCGCGTCGTGCACATGGACCTGGATGCCTGCGAGATCGGCAAACTGCGTGCCGCCGATGCCGGCGTGCGCGGCGATATCCGCACCACGCTGGCGAAACTGACCCTGCCCTGCGCGGCCCATCTGCACGGCCGCAACGGCGCCGCCCGCAAGGCCTGGCGCGCACAGTGCCAGCAACGCGCGCAACAACATGCCGCGCGTTACGACGCCCCCGGCAAGACCGTGTTTGCGCCCGCGTTGCTGAAGCGCTTGTCCGAACTGGCGCCGGATGCAGTGGTCGCCTGCGATGTCGGCCAGCACCAGATGTGGGTGGCGCAGCACTGGCGCATGGATCATCCGCGCAAGCACCTGACCTCCGGTGCGCTGGGCGCCATGGGTTTCGGCATCCCCGCCGCGATGGGCGCACAGATGCAGGATCCGACTGCACGGGTTGTCTGCGTCAGCGGCGACGGCTCGATCCTGATGAATATCCAGGAGCTGGCGACGCTGCGCCGCTACGACCTGCCGGTGAAGATCGTGCTGCTCGACAACCAGGCGTTGGGCATGGTCCGCCAATGGCAGGAATTGTTCTTCGACAAGCGTTATTCGGAGATCGACCTGTCCGACAACCCGGATTTCGTCGCGCTGGCGCAGGCGTTCGGCATCGAGGCCCTTCATGTCGAACGCGCCGAAGACGTCGATGCCGCGCTGCAGGCGTTGCTGGAGGCGAAAGGCCCGGCCCTGCTGCACGTCGCCATCGACACCGCCGCCAATGTCTGGCCGTTGGTGCCGCCGAACCGCAGCAACAGCGACATGCTGGACGACGCGCCCGCCGCCGCAACGCCCGCCATCGCCACTCCTTCCCCACACCACCACACGTCCGTCCAGGAGGCCTGA
- the ilvD gene encoding dihydroxy-acid dehydratase — protein sequence MPDYRSKTSTHGRNMAGARALWRATGMGDDDFHKPIIAIANSFTQFVPGHVHLKDMGQLVAREIERVGGVAKEFNTIAVDDGIAMGHDGMLYSLPSRELIADAVEYMANAHCADALVCISNCDKITPGMLMAALRLNIPAVFVSGGPMEAGKTKLAEHKLDLVDAMVLAADPNASDEQVAAVERSACPTCGSCSGMFTANSMNCLTEALGLSLPGNGTVLATHSDREALFKRAGVIAVELCHRWYGAEDASALPRGIATFEAFQNAMTLDIAMGGSTNTILHLLAAAQEAEVDFTMRDIDALSRRVPQLCKVAPNTQKYHIEDVHRAGGIMAILGELARGGLLHTDVATVHARTLGDAISKWDIATVDDEAVSTFFKAGPAGIPTQVAFSQSTRWPSLDDDRAEGCIRSVEHAYSQEGGLAVLHGNIALDGCVVKTAGVDESIHVFEGNARVYESQDAAVKGILDDEVKPGDVVVIRYEGPKGGPGMQEMLYPTSYLKSKGLGKACALLTDGRFSGGTSGLSIGHVSPEAAAGGAIGLVCDGDRIRIDIPNRSIELLVPNEVLDARRSEQDAKDWKPAQARPRKVSAALKAYALLATSADKGAVRDKALLDAV from the coding sequence ATGCCCGACTACCGTTCGAAAACCTCCACCCACGGCCGCAACATGGCGGGTGCCCGCGCGCTGTGGCGCGCCACCGGCATGGGCGATGACGACTTCCACAAACCGATCATCGCCATCGCCAATTCCTTCACCCAATTCGTGCCCGGGCATGTGCATTTGAAGGACATGGGCCAGCTGGTCGCGCGCGAGATCGAACGCGTTGGCGGCGTGGCGAAAGAGTTCAACACGATCGCGGTGGACGACGGCATCGCCATGGGCCACGACGGCATGCTGTATTCGCTGCCCTCGCGCGAATTGATCGCCGACGCGGTGGAGTACATGGCGAACGCGCACTGCGCCGACGCGCTGGTGTGCATCTCCAACTGCGACAAGATCACCCCGGGCATGTTGATGGCGGCGCTGCGTTTGAACATCCCGGCGGTGTTCGTCTCCGGCGGGCCGATGGAAGCGGGCAAGACCAAACTTGCCGAACACAAGCTCGACCTGGTCGATGCGATGGTGCTGGCCGCCGATCCGAATGCGAGTGACGAACAAGTGGCGGCGGTCGAACGCAGCGCCTGCCCGACCTGCGGTTCCTGCAGCGGAATGTTCACCGCGAATTCGATGAATTGCCTGACCGAAGCGCTGGGACTTTCATTGCCCGGCAATGGCACCGTGCTTGCGACACACTCGGATCGAGAAGCGCTGTTCAAGCGCGCCGGTGTGATCGCGGTGGAGTTGTGCCATCGCTGGTACGGTGCGGAAGACGCGAGTGCATTGCCGCGCGGCATCGCCACGTTTGAAGCCTTCCAGAACGCGATGACCCTGGATATCGCGATGGGTGGTTCGACCAACACCATCCTGCACCTGCTCGCCGCCGCGCAGGAAGCGGAAGTGGATTTCACCATGCGCGACATCGACGCACTCAGCCGACGCGTGCCGCAGTTGTGCAAGGTGGCGCCGAACACCCAGAAGTACCACATCGAAGACGTGCATCGCGCCGGCGGCATCATGGCGATCCTCGGCGAACTTGCGCGCGGCGGCTTGCTGCACACCGATGTTGCCACCGTGCACGCGCGCACGCTGGGCGATGCGATTTCGAAGTGGGATATCGCCACGGTCGATGACGAGGCGGTATCCACCTTCTTCAAGGCCGGCCCGGCCGGCATCCCGACCCAGGTTGCATTCAGCCAGAGCACGCGCTGGCCGTCGCTGGACGACGATCGCGCCGAAGGCTGCATCCGCAGCGTCGAACACGCCTATTCGCAGGAAGGCGGGTTGGCGGTGCTGCATGGAAACATCGCGCTCGACGGTTGCGTGGTGAAGACCGCTGGCGTGGACGAATCGATCCATGTGTTCGAAGGCAATGCCCGCGTCTATGAAAGCCAGGACGCGGCGGTGAAGGGCATCCTCGACGACGAGGTGAAGCCGGGCGATGTCGTCGTCATCCGCTACGAAGGCCCGAAGGGTGGGCCGGGCATGCAGGAGATGCTGTATCCGACCAGTTACCTGAAGTCGAAAGGTCTCGGCAAAGCGTGTGCGTTGCTCACCGATGGACGTTTTTCCGGCGGCACCTCCGGCCTGAGCATTGGCCATGTGTCGCCGGAAGCGGCGGCGGGTGGCGCGATTGGCCTTGTGTGCGACGGCGACCGCATCCGCATCGACATCCCGAATCGCTCTATCGAATTGCTGGTGCCGAACGAGGTACTCGATGCGCGTCGCTCCGAGCAGGACGCGAAGGACTGGAAGCCCGCGCAGGCGCGCCCGCGGAAGGTTAGTGCCGCGTTGAAGGCTTATGCGCTACTGGCGACCAGCGCGGACAAGGGCGCGGTACGCGACAAGGCCCTGCTGGACGCGGTCTGA